The following coding sequences are from one Triticum dicoccoides isolate Atlit2015 ecotype Zavitan chromosome 4A, WEW_v2.0, whole genome shotgun sequence window:
- the LOC119288988 gene encoding non-specific lipid-transfer protein 1-like — protein MAPAAAAHIMVVAVVAAMLLAAAHTADAAISCGQVNSALGPCLTYARGGAGPSAVCCSGVKRLAAATQTTVDRRAVCNCLKMAVGRMSGFKAGNIASIPSKCGVSVPYAVGASVDCSRVS, from the coding sequence ATGGCTCCCGCAGCAGCTGCGCACATCATGGTGGTCGCTGTGGTTGCGGCGATGCTCCTCGCGGCGGCGCACACCGCCGACGCCGCCATCAGCTGCGGCCAGGTGAACTCTGCATTGGGACCCTGCCTCACCTACGCGCGTGGCGGCGCTGGCCCGTCCGCAGTATGCTGCAGCGGCGTCAAGAGACTCGCCGCTGCCACCCAGACCACTGTTGACAGGCGCGCCGTGTGCAACTGCCTCAAGATGGCCGTCGGCCGCATGAGCGGGTTCAAGGCCGGCAACATCGCCAGCATCCCGTCCAAGTGCGGCGTCAGCGTCCCCTATGCCGTCGGCGCCTCTGTCGACTGCTCCAGGGTCAGCTGA
- the LOC119286279 gene encoding non-specific lipid-transfer protein 4-like, whose translation MAARRAHAAAALALLVAALVLSAAPAPAEGAVANCGQVVSYLAPCISYAMGRVSVPGGGCCSGVRGLNAAAATPADRKTTCTCLKQQASGMGGIKPNLVAGIPGKCGVNIPYAISQGTDCSKVR comes from the exons ATGGCAGCTCGCCGTGCCCACGCCGCGGCGGCCTTGGCCCTGCTGGTGGCGGCGCTCGTGCTGTCTGCGGCACCGGCGCCGGCCGAGGGTGCGGTTGCGAACTGCGGCCAGGTGGTGAGCTACCTGGCCCCGTGCATCAGTTACGCCATGGGCAGGGTGAGTGTGCCTGGCGGCGGCTGCTGCAGCGGCGTGCGTGGCCTTAACGCGGCCGCTGCCACCCCCGCCGACCGCAAGACCACCTGCACCTGCCTCAAGCAGCAGGCGAGCGGCATGGGCGGCATCAAGCCCAACCTCGTCGCCGGCATCCCCGGCAAGTGCGGCGTCAACATCCCCTACGCCATCAGCCAAGGAACCGATTGCTCCAA GGTGCGTTAA